The Swingsia samuiensis genome contains the following window.
GGACAACAAAAACTTCTGGAAGGGGTGGCTAAAATATTTCAATTGCCAGCGCCTCCTAAACGAATTGAAACCTATGATAACTCTCATATCATGGGGCAAGCTCCTTATGGGGTTATGGTCGTTGGGGGGCCAGAAGGTTTTGAGAAAAAATCATACCGTAAATATGCGATAAAAGGACCAGTCACTCCAGGGGATGACTTTGGAATGATGAGAGAAGTTATGGAACGTCGCTTTAATAAAAAGAAAGTGGAGGAGGAACAAAATTTACCAGATTTGCTTTTAATTGATGGTGGGTTAGGACAATTCAATGCCGTGAAAGAAATTTTAACCAGTCTGGGAATAAACAATATTCCAATTGTAGCTATCGCTAAAGGGCCAGATCGCGATGCGGGAAGAGAATGGTTTTTTACGGAGAATCAGCAACCTTTTCAATTACCCCCTCAAGATCCAGTTTTATATTATTTACAGCGCCTTAGAGATGAAGCGCATAGATTTGCCATTACAACGCATAGAGCAGGACGCTCTAAAAAATTAAAACAATCTGAACTTGATGATGTCCCTGGAATTGGAGGGGCACGAAAGAAAGCGTTACTTCATCATTTTGGCTCAGCAAAAAATGTACGCCAGTCGAGTTTGGAAGAGCTGGAAGCCGTTGCGGGGATAAGCACGGCAATAGCCAAGACGATATATGGATATTTTCATCCAGAGTGGGTGAAAAAACAGAGCTAAAGGGAGGGCGGAAGGAATTTAACGTTTGACGGAATGAATATAAGATTTCATATTTGTGGATGAAAATATTATGCAGACCACAAGAAGCATTTAAGCTAACGACCAATGTTAACTGACTTACCAAACATTCTCACCTTATTGCGGATTGCTTCCATCCCTGTTCTGGTTGGTCTCTTATCTTTCCATTCCCCTTATGCACGTTTAGGCGCTTTCATTGTTTATGTTTTTGCCTGCGTTACAGATTACTATGACGGTGCACTGGCGCGCCGATGGCACCTGTCGTCTGATTTGGGAAGAATGATGGACCCTATAGCTGATAAGCTTTTGGTTGGTTCTTTGCTTCTCGCTCTTGCAGGGCTAACGCATTTACCTATTTTTTCCATTTATGCGGCTATTCTCATTATGATTCGAGAAATTCTTGTGAGTGGTTTGCGAGAATATATGGCGCATCAATCATTAACGTTGCCGTCATCTCGATTAGCAAAGTGGAAAACAGGGATTCAAATGATTGCAATTGGCTTCCTCGTTGCCGGGGATGAGACAGCACAGCTCATTCAATGCTCTTTTCTACATGCGTCTTTGGTAGGGGGAGTATTATTATGGTTGTCTGTTATTCCAACCATTGTAAGTGGCTGGCGTTATTTAACCGTGAGCCTATCACAAATGACTTCAAACATGGTTCGTTAATTTGATGCATCATTTTGAAGACATTTCAGATGATAAATATTTAAAAGTTTTTTACTCAACATCTGGCGCTTTTGTTTAAAGCCAGCTAAAGAGAGTAAATCGACCTTATGGGAGTTAACAATGCGTAAGGCCGCTCTGCTGGCACTACCTCTCGCTCTGAGCGGATGTTCAGGCATGGGCAAATTTTTCCACGATACTTCCGTTTTGTCTGGAAGTAACCCGAATGCTCCAAGAGGAGATAGCGTCAATATAAGACGCGTGCGTGGAGAAAATGTAGCCATTCAGCCTATATTACCTGAAAATGGAAATATGTGGCCCGGTACACCACAGCCATTGCCAACATTAAAAGATGTTGAAGATCCTAATAGCTTCTTTAGTCGTGCTTTGGGAGATCCTGCTACTTATTTCGGTGGGGCTAATATCGATAAGAATTTCATGGGTGGTGGAATCGGAGGATCTGGTCCTCTAGGTGCACGTGGTCCCCAAATGCCTTCAGGGCAAAGTATGTCTGTTGGTGAAAGTACAGATGCTCATTATGGGGTTTCTTTAGATAGAAGCCATATGTTCCCGCCTTTGCCTTCTAGCGTTCCAGACAATGCTTCACGCTTTATGGGTAAAAACCCCAATGGAACAATCGTCATTCCTAACGGAGATGGGACAAGTACACTGATTGCACCAGATGGAACGGTTCATGTCGTAGGTGGAAAAGCTAGTATTAGCAGGCCGAACAAAAAGAAATAAAAGAAAATTAGTAGAGGTAAGATTCCTCTTATCTCTACTAATATTGCCTAAAAAGAGCTATTAATCTTCCTTGAATACGAATGCGTTCAGCAGAGAATATTTTATTCTCATAAGCACTATTCGCGGCTTCAAGAGTAATTTCTTTTCCTCTGTGTTTTAATTTTTTGAG
Protein-coding sequences here:
- the pgsA gene encoding CDP-diacylglycerol--glycerol-3-phosphate 3-phosphatidyltransferase, whose translation is MLTDLPNILTLLRIASIPVLVGLLSFHSPYARLGAFIVYVFACVTDYYDGALARRWHLSSDLGRMMDPIADKLLVGSLLLALAGLTHLPIFSIYAAILIMIREILVSGLREYMAHQSLTLPSSRLAKWKTGIQMIAIGFLVAGDETAQLIQCSFLHASLVGGVLLWLSVIPTIVSGWRYLTVSLSQMTSNMVR